In the genome of Bacteroidota bacterium, one region contains:
- a CDS encoding redoxin family protein has translation MKNIPMVFLLILLSVICQPVFPDDFPTLPLGSPAPAFNLPGVDGRNWTLKDSADAKILVVAFTCNHCPTAQYYQERIKQIVTDYKGKGVALVAIMPNDPKSVRLDELGWTDLSDTFAEMKLRAKEKEFNFPYLYDGETESVSRAYGPVATPHVFVFDADRKLRYVGAIDNSERIQHVTKNYLRDALDALLAGKEPAVTQTKAVGCSIKWAGKEELVKAYLEKLDEEPVSLSKADTSALRDLRKNSSGKFRLINFWATWCAPCVAEFDEFVTVNRMYRHRDFEFVTVSINQPDEEGRVLEFLTKEHASNRNLIFASSERDSLMNAFDPQWEGAVPYTVLLDPEGKVIYREVGSVDILAVKRAIQKGMNERKPW, from the coding sequence ATGAAGAATATCCCGATGGTGTTTTTATTAATCCTCCTTTCAGTTATTTGTCAGCCCGTTTTCCCGGACGATTTCCCGACATTGCCGCTTGGCTCTCCCGCTCCGGCGTTCAATCTTCCCGGTGTTGACGGGCGAAATTGGACGCTCAAAGACTCTGCCGACGCTAAGATCCTCGTCGTCGCATTTACGTGCAACCATTGTCCGACGGCGCAATACTACCAGGAGCGCATTAAGCAGATCGTAACCGACTATAAAGGCAAAGGGGTTGCGCTGGTGGCGATCATGCCGAACGACCCGAAATCCGTCCGCCTCGATGAGCTCGGCTGGACCGATCTGAGCGATACATTCGCGGAAATGAAGCTGAGGGCGAAAGAAAAAGAATTCAATTTCCCCTATCTCTATGACGGCGAAACCGAGAGCGTCTCACGGGCCTATGGCCCGGTTGCCACTCCCCATGTGTTCGTTTTTGATGCAGACAGAAAGCTCCGTTACGTTGGCGCCATCGACAACTCGGAGCGCATTCAGCACGTAACAAAAAATTATTTGCGTGACGCACTCGATGCTTTGCTCGCCGGGAAAGAACCGGCGGTGACTCAAACGAAAGCTGTCGGCTGCTCGATCAAATGGGCGGGGAAGGAAGAGTTGGTGAAGGCATATTTGGAAAAACTTGACGAGGAACCTGTTTCGTTGTCAAAAGCAGATACATCGGCCCTGCGCGACTTGAGGAAAAATTCATCGGGAAAATTCCGGCTGATAAATTTCTGGGCGACGTGGTGTGCCCCGTGCGTGGCCGAGTTCGACGAGTTTGTAACGGTCAACCGGATGTACCGCCATCGAGACTTCGAGTTCGTGACGGTGTCGATCAATCAGCCGGACGAGGAGGGACGGGTGCTCGAATTCCTAACGAAGGAACATGCCTCAAACCGGAATCTCATTTTTGCTTCCTCAGAAAGGGATTCGTTGATGAATGCATTCGACCCGCAGTGGGAAGGGGCGGTTCCCTATACCGTGCTTCTCGATCCGGAAGGAAAAGTCATTTACCGCGAAGTGGGAAGCGTCGACATTCTGGCGGTGAAGCGCGCCATTCAGAAAGGAATGAATGAGCGGAAGCCGTGGTGA
- a CDS encoding alpha-L-fucosidase: protein MPSELISQSDSLLQRAIRDREERLEWWRKARFGMFIHWGPVSLKGTEISWSRGGLRRGIEQTGTGEIPADVYDNLYKQFDPAAFDAKQWVEIARSAGMKYVVLTAKHCDGFCLWHTSVDDYNIGSTPFKRDVCKELADAAHAAGVKIGWYYSPMDWRDPDCRTARNDAYVRRMQTHLSELLGNYGTIDLLWFDAEGGPSPWDQEHTYRLVRSLQPKIIINNRLDIGTDGIYDARTQIGPNADYATPEQQVGNYNPAIPWETCMTIGTQWSWKPNDSLKSSAECIRILVQCVTGDGNLLLDVGPMPNGEIEPRQVVVLRRIGAWLEKYGESIYETRGGPFTSGFWGGSTQKGNSIYVHILNWNGDEMKLRHINGKVLSAKALTGGGLKFEQSTDGLAFHMPVNQQDKVDTIIKLDLDKPAADIN, encoded by the coding sequence TTGCCGTCAGAATTGATTTCGCAATCCGATTCGCTGCTGCAAAGAGCGATCCGTGACAGAGAGGAGCGGTTGGAATGGTGGCGGAAAGCGCGGTTCGGAATGTTCATTCACTGGGGACCGGTGAGCCTTAAAGGAACCGAGATCAGCTGGTCCCGCGGCGGGTTGCGGCGCGGAATCGAGCAGACCGGCACCGGCGAAATACCGGCCGATGTCTATGACAATCTTTACAAGCAGTTTGATCCCGCTGCGTTCGATGCAAAGCAATGGGTCGAGATCGCCCGGTCGGCAGGAATGAAGTACGTGGTGCTGACGGCGAAACACTGCGACGGATTTTGTCTGTGGCATACCAGCGTGGATGATTACAACATTGGCAGCACGCCGTTCAAACGCGATGTCTGCAAGGAACTCGCCGATGCTGCTCATGCCGCCGGAGTAAAAATCGGCTGGTATTATTCGCCCATGGACTGGCGCGACCCCGATTGCAGAACGGCACGAAACGATGCGTATGTTCGACGAATGCAAACTCATCTTTCGGAATTGCTCGGCAATTACGGGACTATCGATCTTCTCTGGTTCGACGCGGAAGGGGGGCCGTCACCGTGGGACCAGGAACATACGTATCGTCTTGTCCGGTCGCTTCAGCCGAAGATCATCATCAATAATCGGCTCGACATCGGAACGGACGGAATTTACGATGCAAGGACGCAGATCGGTCCCAATGCCGACTATGCAACTCCGGAGCAGCAGGTAGGGAATTATAACCCTGCGATTCCTTGGGAGACGTGCATGACCATCGGCACGCAATGGTCGTGGAAACCGAACGACTCGCTGAAGTCATCAGCCGAGTGCATCAGGATCCTTGTGCAGTGCGTGACGGGGGACGGCAATTTGCTGCTCGATGTCGGTCCGATGCCGAACGGTGAGATCGAGCCGCGGCAAGTCGTCGTCTTAAGGCGAATTGGAGCCTGGCTGGAGAAGTATGGCGAGAGCATTTATGAAACGCGCGGGGGACCTTTCACAAGCGGGTTCTGGGGGGGCTCAACGCAAAAAGGGAATAGTATCTATGTGCATATCCTGAACTGGAACGGGGATGAAATGAAACTGCGGCATATCAACGGCAAGGTACTTTCAGCAAAAGCATTGACCGGGGGAGGGTTAAAATTCGAACAGAGTACCGACGGCCTTGCGTTTCATATGCCAGTGAATCAGCAGGATAAAGTCGATACGATCATTAAACTTGACTTGGACAAGCCAGCGGCGGATATCAACTAA
- a CDS encoding glycosyltransferase family 39 protein, protein MNADKFHKILHRHATIPNISAICFLLLILISSGRYGFYGDELYYFACSKHLDFGYVDHPPLVAVLTFIAAKLFGESVFSLRLMSGLAGALTVVFSAKIAEVLGGGQLSKSLAALSICFATAFPAISSFFSMNPVDIMFVTLFIHLFLKTLARPSPLRWCALGALLGAGLLNKYTFLVLAFSILASLIITRRWDVLRSPWLYTTGAIGSVMFIPHVVWQMTHGWPTLEFMYNAAEFKNLSLTPLAFLSQLTISLNPFTLPLWLSGLIYLIVRKEAEEFRFLGWTAVIFMSVYLIQNSKIYYVFPIFPLLLSAGAVAVERFSVNYHVSWPKWVIGSSIIISGTILMPLAVPMLPVPQFVSYSKSLGFWNLIRMEKGEEDALPIHFVYRIGWEELVDSVARTYGTLSEDEKKQCAILASWYGPAGAIDHFGPPLGLPDAICPRNNYWLWGPRHYSGTIVLAVGYDAEYLRQFFGSVLFVADIKNPYGYDYALCICRQPKIPFDQMWLRLKRFI, encoded by the coding sequence ATGAATGCCGACAAATTCCACAAGATTCTCCATAGGCATGCTACTATTCCGAACATTTCGGCGATCTGTTTTTTGTTATTGATTCTGATTTCATCGGGGCGTTACGGGTTCTACGGCGATGAGCTTTATTATTTTGCGTGCAGCAAACATCTCGATTTCGGGTACGTCGACCACCCTCCGCTCGTCGCGGTTCTCACCTTCATAGCGGCAAAACTATTCGGCGAATCAGTGTTCAGTCTTAGACTGATGTCGGGACTTGCCGGAGCTTTGACCGTTGTGTTCTCGGCAAAGATCGCTGAGGTCCTTGGAGGGGGGCAACTATCAAAATCTCTTGCCGCGCTCTCGATCTGTTTTGCAACGGCCTTCCCGGCGATCAGCAGTTTCTTTTCAATGAATCCCGTCGACATCATGTTCGTGACGCTTTTCATCCACCTCTTCCTGAAAACTCTTGCCAGACCTTCTCCGTTGCGGTGGTGTGCTCTCGGCGCATTGTTAGGCGCAGGGCTCTTAAATAAATACACTTTTCTGGTTCTTGCATTTTCGATTCTGGCATCCCTCATTATTACCAGACGATGGGATGTTTTGAGATCGCCATGGCTGTACACCACCGGTGCAATAGGATCGGTGATGTTTATCCCTCATGTCGTTTGGCAAATGACCCACGGATGGCCGACGCTGGAGTTTATGTACAACGCAGCGGAGTTCAAAAATCTCTCTCTCACTCCGTTGGCATTTTTATCTCAATTGACGATCAGCCTTAACCCCTTCACGCTTCCGTTGTGGCTGTCGGGATTGATCTATCTTATTGTCAGAAAAGAGGCCGAGGAGTTCCGCTTTCTCGGTTGGACAGCGGTGATCTTCATGTCCGTCTATTTAATACAGAACTCGAAAATTTATTATGTCTTCCCGATTTTTCCTCTCCTCTTGAGCGCCGGCGCCGTTGCCGTTGAACGCTTCTCGGTGAACTATCACGTCTCGTGGCCGAAATGGGTGATCGGGTCGTCAATAATTATTTCTGGAACGATCCTCATGCCATTGGCGGTCCCGATGCTGCCGGTTCCGCAATTTGTCTCTTACTCAAAGAGCCTTGGCTTTTGGAATCTGATCAGGATGGAAAAAGGGGAAGAGGATGCCTTGCCGATCCATTTTGTCTACCGGATAGGCTGGGAGGAATTGGTGGACTCAGTGGCAAGAACATACGGGACACTGTCAGAAGATGAAAAGAAACAATGCGCGATCCTCGCTTCTTGGTACGGGCCGGCGGGGGCGATAGACCATTTCGGTCCGCCCCTCGGATTGCCGGATGCTATTTGTCCGAGGAATAATTATTGGCTGTGGGGACCGCGGCATTATTCCGGAACTATCGTGCTTGCCGTCGGATACGATGCGGAGTATTTACGGCAATTTTTTGGAAGTGTTCTGTTTGTTGCTGATATCAAAAACCCTTACGGTTATGACTATGCACTCTGCATATGCCGTCAGCCGAAAATCCCATTCGATCAAATGTGGCTGCGGTTAAAACGGTTCATCTGA
- a CDS encoding SRPBCC domain-containing protein, translated as MKSKPIVIERTFDAPVSKVWEAITDVKQMKQWYFPALEAFKPEVGFQTQFNVNNGGKDYLHIWKVTEVKPGKNISYEWRFGGYPGNSLVTFALTAVGRKTTLTLTHEGIETFLPDKNPPLARKNFIEGWTALIGDLLKKFVEK; from the coding sequence ATGAAGAGCAAACCGATCGTCATCGAACGGACGTTTGATGCCCCTGTCAGCAAGGTTTGGGAGGCCATCACCGATGTGAAACAAATGAAGCAGTGGTATTTCCCCGCGCTTGAAGCGTTCAAACCCGAGGTAGGATTTCAAACCCAATTCAACGTCAATAATGGCGGCAAGGATTATCTGCACATCTGGAAGGTAACTGAGGTCAAGCCCGGAAAGAATATCAGCTATGAGTGGAGGTTCGGGGGATACCCGGGGAATTCGCTGGTGACGTTCGCGTTGACCGCCGTCGGAAGAAAGACAACGTTGACGCTGACCCATGAAGGAATTGAAACGTTCCTTCCCGACAAGAATCCCCCCCTCGCAAGAAAGAATTTCATCGAAGGATGGACAGCCCTTATCGGCGACTTATTGAAGAAGTTTGTGGAAAAGTAG